Proteins encoded by one window of Lycium barbarum isolate Lr01 chromosome 11, ASM1917538v2, whole genome shotgun sequence:
- the LOC132618224 gene encoding serine/threonine-protein phosphatase 7 long form homolog, with translation MEFPRVCVHPGPEVYDVLTLQEKHRSKAVWDGSLRGPTGCLFPRRADTEFWKHVRRHPFHPRILDYFGLCGLRGVVEVGCVSYDWAVITALIERWCPETHTFHLRTGEVTITLQDIEVMFGLVVDGNPLNNLNARYIDIGGWQQLIHELTGWAPGLDCFNGVSRLEVHKLIEYIRGLDDITDQTPEIDVQQRVRFYLLWLCGGTIFPDKSGDLLNLDYLLDMRDLRAMSRQAWGAAALSYLYSCLCRASLRKAKDVCGFISLLQVWAWERIIPMQPPCRALPPHTALARRWTHRKSRENEARDVLPICRDVLDNLIDGQVFYHNYGC, from the exons atggagtttccacgggtatgcgtacatccggggccagaagtgtacgatgtgttaacactccaggagaagcatcgatcaaaggctgtgtgggatggttccttgagaggaccgaccggatgcctgtttcctcgccgcgcggataccgaattttggaagcacgtgaggcgtcatccttttcatcctcgcatccttgactactttggcctgtgtggacttaggggagtagtagaggtaggatgtgtatcatatgattgggcagtcatcactgcacttatagagagatggtgtcctgagacgcacacctttcatctgcgtacaggtgaggtgaccatcacattacaagatattgaggtcatgtttggcttggttgttgatggtaatcccttgaataatcttaatgctaGATATATAGATATTGGTGGGTGGCAACAATTGATCCATGAGCTTACTGGTTGGGCACCCGGTCtggattgttttaatggtgttagtaggttagaagtacataaattaattgaatatattagaggcttagatgacattacagatcagaccccagaaattgatgtgcaacagcgggttaggttttacttgctatggctttgtggcggcacgatatttccggataagtccggtgacttacttaatttagactatttgcttgacatgcgtgaccttagagcaatgagtagacaagcttggggagcggctgcattgtcatatttgtatTCTTGTTTATGTCGCGCTTCGTTGAGGAAAGccaaggatgtgtgtggattcatttccttattgcag gtttgggcttgggagcgcATTATACCGATGCAGCCACCATGCAGGGCTCTTCCGCCACACACGGCTCTTGCACGAAGGTGGACTCATCGTAAATCCCGCGAAAATGAGGCACGTGATGTTTTACccatatgtagggatgtattggACAACCTAATAGATGGCcaggtattttatcataattatggttgttaa